Proteins found in one Neodiprion lecontei isolate iyNeoLeco1 chromosome 6, iyNeoLeco1.1, whole genome shotgun sequence genomic segment:
- the LOC107227261 gene encoding uncharacterized protein LOC107227261 gives MQPLRIHLRTFCSVVFLTSLAVASSVYEKKCNDSRECAVYPKIIQGPDTNWIPFFCNENNLCVCPNGWMPELNRSICIARISGSLTADTCAAYVWTISLLIFTLLALITYSFVSLFSCRTPVSPKYNNLTEPMKYYRNFTIADEFLEKF, from the exons ATGCAGCCTCTTCGGATTCATTTACGAACATTTTGCTCCGTCGTTTTTCTGACGAGTTTGGCTGTCGCCTCATCAG TGTACGAGAAGAAATGCAACGATTCGAGAGAGTGCGCGGTCTATCCGAAAATCATCCAGGGTCCAGACACAAATTGGATACCGTTTTTCTGCAACGAGAATAATTTATGCGTATGTCCAAACGGATGGATGCCGGAATTGAATCGGAGCATTTGCATCGCTCGAATATCAG GTTCATTGACAGCAGATACGTGCGCTGCTTACGTCTGGACGATCAGCCTGCTAATCTTCACTCTCCTAGCCCTCATCACCTACAGTTTCGTTTCTCTATTTTCTTGCAGAACTCCCGTTTCACCGAAATATAACAATCTTACCGAACCGATGAAATATTACCGAAACTTCACCATCGCCGACGAGTTTTtagagaaattttaa